One genomic region from Glaciimonas sp. PAMC28666 encodes:
- a CDS encoding FAD/NAD(P)-binding oxidoreductase, producing the protein MASMTSLTNDLSTAEQITTADPTTTPLAANGWKADTQPVGHDVIIVGGGAGGIGLAASLLRREPALQITIIEPSEKHYYQPAWTLVGVGQFNPDNTVKPTPNLIPATVNWLKHSAIAFDPENNQLTLSDGSVHRYKNLIVAVGLKLDWGGIEGLEETLGSNGVTSNYRFDLAPYTWSLVQKLESGRAIFTQPGMPIKCAGAPQKALYLSCSYWESKGVLSKISVDFDNAGGVLFGVAAFVPALMRYIARYKVNLTVNSNLVAVDGAAGKAWFAVKDGDGQISRVEKSFDFLHVVPPQVPHDVIKASRLGNADGWVEVDQKTLQHVRYPAIFGLGDGCSAPNAKTVAAVRKQIVVVAENLLATRKKLAPVTEYDGYGACPLTVEIGKIVLAEFGYGGKLMPTFPLDPTVPRRSAWILKKSVLPAIYWYLMLKGREWLARPRKV; encoded by the coding sequence ATGGCGTCGATGACGAGTCTGACTAACGATCTTTCCACGGCTGAACAAATAACCACCGCTGATCCGACTACAACTCCGCTCGCCGCAAACGGCTGGAAAGCGGACACCCAGCCAGTTGGCCACGATGTGATTATCGTCGGCGGCGGCGCTGGCGGGATTGGCCTTGCTGCCAGCCTGCTGCGACGTGAACCTGCACTACAGATCACGATCATTGAGCCAAGCGAAAAACATTACTACCAGCCCGCCTGGACGCTGGTCGGCGTCGGCCAGTTCAATCCCGATAACACGGTGAAACCGACCCCTAACCTGATTCCCGCGACGGTCAACTGGTTGAAACATAGCGCGATCGCATTCGATCCCGAGAACAACCAGCTCACCCTTTCTGACGGCTCTGTCCACCGCTACAAAAACCTCATCGTTGCAGTGGGACTAAAACTCGACTGGGGAGGCATTGAAGGTCTTGAGGAGACACTCGGCAGCAACGGAGTGACATCGAATTATCGGTTTGATCTGGCACCGTATACCTGGTCATTGGTGCAGAAATTAGAATCAGGCCGGGCGATCTTTACGCAACCGGGCATGCCAATCAAGTGCGCGGGTGCACCGCAAAAAGCGCTCTACCTGTCCTGCTCCTATTGGGAATCGAAGGGTGTTCTATCAAAGATCAGCGTCGATTTCGACAATGCGGGCGGTGTACTGTTTGGTGTTGCTGCATTTGTGCCAGCCTTGATGCGGTATATCGCGCGTTATAAGGTCAATCTGACTGTGAATTCTAATCTCGTTGCCGTGGACGGTGCTGCTGGCAAGGCGTGGTTCGCAGTAAAGGACGGTGATGGCCAGATCAGCCGGGTTGAAAAATCGTTCGATTTCTTGCACGTCGTTCCTCCTCAGGTTCCGCATGATGTGATCAAAGCCAGCCGACTAGGCAATGCCGACGGCTGGGTCGAGGTCGATCAGAAAACCCTGCAGCATGTGCGCTATCCAGCTATCTTCGGGCTTGGCGACGGATGCTCGGCGCCGAATGCGAAGACGGTCGCAGCGGTACGCAAACAGATTGTGGTCGTGGCAGAAAATCTTTTAGCGACGCGCAAAAAACTCGCTCCCGTCACCGAGTATGACGGTTATGGTGCATGTCCTTTGACGGTCGAAATCGGGAAAATAGTGTTGGCGGAATTTGGCTATGGTGGAAAATTAATGCCAACGTTCCCCCTCGACCCAACGGTCCCGAGGCGCTCGGCGTGGATTCTTAAGAAAAGTGTTCTGCCTGCGATCTATTGGTATTTGATGCTGAAAGGTCGCGAGTGGCTGGCGCGCCCACGGAAGGTGTGA
- a CDS encoding CzcE family metal-binding protein: MNAKQLIAVVILLSAGASSFASPLPRIDLLGDPAPISASTRTIVISPTTRYVNVTGGETIKFIVGNQSFAWSFDGSTNVASFDLNRTAPAGLLDHKVTAYVAVNPLYVP, encoded by the coding sequence ATGAACGCTAAACAATTGATCGCGGTAGTTATCTTGTTGAGTGCTGGCGCTTCCAGTTTTGCCTCCCCTTTGCCCAGGATCGATCTACTGGGCGATCCGGCCCCGATATCAGCATCCACACGTACAATCGTCATTTCTCCAACGACCAGGTACGTCAACGTAACGGGGGGTGAAACGATAAAATTTATTGTAGGCAATCAGTCTTTTGCATGGAGTTTCGATGGCTCAACCAACGTAGCCTCCTTTGACTTGAACAGAACCGCGCCAGCGGGACTGCTCGATCATAAGGTAACCGCCTACGTTGCAGTCAATCCTTTGTATGTGCCTTGA
- a CDS encoding LysR substrate-binding domain-containing protein, whose translation MKSDLPPLPTLVTFEAVARRLSFSQAADELHLTPSAISHQIAKLEKFLGVLLFERSPRGISLSDAGERYLGRVAGALGAIGNATTDVRKGVRNTLYVHASPSFSSLWLMPRLGSFARAHPDISLSLSASPNHSDFALGQVDIDIRYGVPHWPNLVVEPVFDEKILPLASPDLLAKQPIHVPEDLLQRPLIQSTVSVVQWPVWFATRGIVGGPERFAFRFDRAYLALEAAVLSLGIALESAEIAAPHIAAGRLRTVFHPAWALDVRAHFMVYPERHAHRTEVAHFISWLRQHVAASNGK comes from the coding sequence ATGAAATCCGACCTCCCTCCTCTCCCGACGCTCGTGACATTTGAAGCAGTTGCGCGGCGCTTGAGTTTTTCACAGGCCGCCGACGAGCTGCATCTGACCCCCTCGGCAATTAGTCATCAGATTGCTAAACTTGAAAAATTCCTTGGGGTACTTCTGTTCGAGCGCTCCCCGCGTGGCATTTCGCTCAGTGATGCAGGAGAGCGCTATCTTGGGCGCGTGGCTGGTGCGCTGGGCGCAATCGGCAACGCCACCACCGATGTCCGCAAGGGCGTTCGCAACACGCTGTATGTCCATGCCAGCCCTAGCTTTAGTAGTCTGTGGCTAATGCCACGCCTGGGAAGTTTTGCGCGCGCCCATCCGGATATTTCGCTATCGCTGTCGGCCTCACCGAACCATTCAGACTTTGCGCTGGGGCAAGTCGATATCGATATTCGCTACGGCGTCCCGCATTGGCCCAATCTGGTTGTAGAGCCAGTGTTCGACGAGAAGATTCTTCCCCTTGCAAGCCCTGACCTGCTCGCAAAGCAGCCGATTCATGTACCGGAAGACTTACTGCAAAGACCGTTAATTCAATCGACCGTCAGCGTCGTGCAATGGCCAGTGTGGTTTGCTACGCGCGGTATCGTCGGTGGCCCCGAACGTTTTGCGTTCCGGTTCGACCGCGCTTATCTCGCGCTGGAAGCGGCAGTACTCAGTTTAGGGATTGCGCTCGAAAGCGCAGAGATTGCCGCACCGCATATCGCGGCCGGTCGTTTGCGTACCGTGTTCCATCCGGCATGGGCGCTGGATGTCCGTGCGCATTTCATGGTCTACCCGGAACGCCATGCACATCGTACCGAAGTCGCGCATTTTATTTCGTGGCTGCGTCAGCACGTGGCGGCTTCGAACGGTAAATAA
- a CDS encoding SDR family NAD(P)-dependent oxidoreductase, which produces MLLADRVAIITGGAGPNGLGFATARMMAAQGARIVILDLEGANPAGAAAELGPQHMGVVADVTDKAQCDAAVRAVVAQFGRVDILFNNAGITQPRKTLDISGDDFEAVLDVNLRGTLYMSQAVLPTMQQQKSGAIVCTSSVSAQRGGGILGGPHYSAAKAGILGLARAMAREFGGYGIRINCVTPGLIATDINRGLIPDDRMGAILEQIPLNRIGNPNDVAGAVVFLASDLAGYCTGVTLDVNGGMLIH; this is translated from the coding sequence ATGTTACTCGCAGACCGTGTGGCAATTATTACCGGCGGTGCCGGCCCGAATGGATTGGGTTTTGCCACGGCGCGCATGATGGCGGCGCAAGGTGCCCGCATCGTGATTCTTGATTTGGAGGGCGCCAATCCGGCTGGGGCCGCGGCAGAACTTGGCCCACAGCATATGGGTGTGGTGGCGGATGTTACCGATAAAGCACAGTGCGATGCAGCAGTGCGCGCCGTAGTTGCACAATTCGGTCGGGTCGATATTCTGTTTAACAATGCCGGTATTACCCAGCCTCGTAAGACACTTGATATTTCCGGAGATGACTTTGAGGCCGTGCTGGATGTCAATCTGCGCGGTACGCTGTACATGTCGCAAGCGGTTCTTCCGACCATGCAACAACAAAAGAGCGGTGCGATTGTATGCACTTCTTCCGTCTCGGCGCAGCGCGGCGGTGGCATCCTCGGCGGTCCGCATTATTCTGCTGCCAAAGCGGGCATTCTCGGTCTGGCACGCGCTATGGCACGCGAATTTGGCGGCTACGGCATCCGCATCAATTGCGTCACGCCCGGCCTGATCGCAACCGATATCAACCGTGGCCTGATTCCGGATGACCGCATGGGCGCAATACTGGAACAAATTCCTCTGAACCGTATCGGCAATCCAAACGATGTCGCAGGAGCAGTGGTGTTCCTGGCAAGCGATCTGGCTGGCTATTGCACCGGGGTCACGCTGGACGTCAACGGCGGCATGCTGATTCACTGA
- a CDS encoding sugar phosphate isomerase/epimerase — MDTRIISISAAPYDGYVFPKVLESLASCGARYVEPAFIVGYTEPFDETAFTPAQAQLYANWLTQSGIGCYAFSSHIDLGGPDAVKVFTGRMDFAAHLGARVINTNAAARSNSASFFKNIEVLARHAEQLDMIIGLENPGDGSDNLFNTAQDGITLLAQIGHPRVRLNYDAGNTISHRPPHQPHGVNPANDALLAMPGCGYTHIKDVRVTNDGYFFVPLGEGDIDCAAILSAVAQTSLNLSIEMPLRLHRASNAQPRRNSQPVPLVELETAIKSALDFVKRNLGSQPAGVAA; from the coding sequence ATGGATACACGCATTATCTCGATCTCCGCTGCGCCGTACGACGGCTACGTCTTCCCAAAAGTGCTGGAAAGCCTGGCATCGTGTGGGGCCAGATACGTTGAGCCCGCGTTCATCGTCGGTTATACCGAGCCTTTTGATGAAACGGCCTTTACACCAGCCCAGGCGCAACTCTATGCAAACTGGCTCACCCAGAGCGGCATAGGTTGCTATGCGTTTTCCTCGCATATCGATCTTGGCGGTCCGGACGCAGTCAAGGTTTTCACTGGCCGGATGGATTTCGCCGCCCATCTTGGTGCCAGAGTAATTAACACAAACGCCGCTGCGCGTAGCAATAGTGCTAGCTTCTTCAAGAACATCGAAGTGCTGGCGCGCCATGCTGAACAGCTAGATATGATTATTGGTCTGGAAAATCCGGGCGACGGTAGCGATAATCTTTTCAATACCGCGCAAGACGGTATTACGCTGCTGGCGCAAATCGGTCACCCACGCGTGCGCCTGAACTATGATGCCGGAAATACCATTTCGCATCGACCACCGCACCAACCGCATGGCGTCAACCCCGCCAATGATGCATTGTTGGCCATGCCGGGTTGTGGCTACACCCACATCAAGGATGTGCGAGTAACAAATGACGGCTATTTCTTCGTTCCGCTGGGTGAGGGCGACATTGACTGCGCCGCCATCCTATCGGCTGTGGCGCAAACGTCGCTGAACCTGTCGATCGAAATGCCGTTGCGTTTGCACCGCGCATCCAACGCTCAGCCACGACGTAACAGTCAACCGGTGCCGCTCGTCGAACTTGAGACTGCTATTAAATCCGCACTCGATTTCGTCAAGCGCAATCTTGGCTCACAACCAGCCGGGGTTGCCGCATGA
- a CDS encoding dihydroxyacetone kinase subunit DhaK — MNRVINHPDMVVEDMLKGILLAHPELVVSASNPRVVRHRSAPRSGKVGIVTGGGSGHEPAFIGYVGENLIDAVAVGEIFSSPTAKSFFDAMKAADGGAGVACLYGNYAGDNMNVKMALKLAERAGMVVKTVVANDDVASAQKGEEARRRGVAGEILMWKIAAAHAAQGASLDAVIAVAQKTISRTRSIGIGLSACTIPAVGKANFAIAEGKMELGIGHHGEPGVNVTDVVPAAEMASTMVDAILADLPTKNGDRVAVLLSGLGATTLMEQYILYAGVHAVLEERGLTVVVPLVGNLFTSLEMMGVTLTVLLLDDELEQGLRYPCASIGITVLKSAETS; from the coding sequence ATGAATCGTGTGATTAATCATCCTGATATGGTCGTTGAGGATATGCTCAAGGGCATACTCCTGGCGCATCCTGAATTAGTTGTCAGTGCAAGTAACCCGCGTGTCGTCAGACACCGCAGCGCGCCGCGCTCCGGCAAGGTCGGTATCGTCACCGGTGGCGGCTCGGGCCATGAACCTGCCTTTATCGGTTATGTCGGCGAGAACCTGATCGATGCGGTTGCGGTCGGTGAGATTTTTTCTTCGCCCACAGCAAAAAGTTTTTTTGATGCAATGAAGGCAGCCGACGGCGGTGCTGGTGTTGCCTGTCTGTACGGTAATTACGCCGGTGACAACATGAACGTCAAGATGGCGCTCAAGCTTGCAGAACGCGCCGGGATGGTCGTCAAGACCGTGGTGGCAAACGATGACGTCGCCTCGGCACAAAAAGGTGAGGAAGCACGACGGCGCGGCGTAGCCGGTGAAATCCTGATGTGGAAAATTGCTGCAGCGCATGCCGCCCAAGGTGCATCGCTGGATGCGGTAATTGCGGTCGCACAAAAGACTATCAGCCGCACGCGCAGTATCGGCATCGGTTTGTCGGCATGCACCATCCCGGCCGTTGGCAAAGCTAACTTTGCCATTGCTGAGGGCAAGATGGAACTCGGCATCGGTCACCATGGTGAGCCGGGTGTGAATGTGACAGACGTTGTACCCGCGGCGGAGATGGCAAGCACTATGGTGGATGCCATCCTGGCTGACTTGCCGACGAAAAATGGTGACCGCGTCGCAGTTTTGTTATCAGGGCTGGGTGCGACCACGCTGATGGAGCAATACATCCTCTACGCCGGCGTACACGCTGTGCTCGAAGAGCGCGGCCTGACCGTAGTGGTGCCGTTAGTCGGCAACCTGTTCACCTCGCTGGAAATGATGGGGGTGACGCTGACCGTCTTATTGCTTGACGATGAACTGGAGCAGGGCCTGCGCTATCCCTGCGCATCAATCGGCATCACGGTGCTGAAATCTGCGGAAACGTCATGA
- the dhaL gene encoding dihydroxyacetone kinase subunit DhaL encodes MNKSILTIELRTAGEVVLDLIEIINANRVYLSEIDGAIGDGDHGINMSKGFSMCRDRLVATTNLPGLAEAFDVLGLTLLEDIGGSMGPLYGSFFLAWADTLNGHADMDATLFGDALKKSLEAVQDMGDAKVGDKTLIDTLSPACDAYAAALAAGSDFDAALAAMMHAAEAGKESTRALQARIGRASRLGARSIGVLDAGATSCFLLLQSLGTSLQRRLH; translated from the coding sequence ATGAATAAATCTATCTTGACAATCGAATTGCGCACCGCTGGCGAAGTGGTGCTGGACCTGATTGAAATCATTAACGCTAATCGCGTCTACTTGAGCGAAATCGATGGCGCGATTGGTGACGGCGATCACGGCATTAATATGAGCAAGGGCTTCTCGATGTGCCGCGATCGATTGGTTGCCACGACCAATCTGCCAGGCCTGGCAGAAGCTTTCGATGTCCTCGGCTTGACATTGCTGGAGGATATCGGCGGCTCAATGGGCCCGCTCTATGGCTCCTTTTTTCTGGCCTGGGCGGACACGCTCAACGGACACGCGGACATGGATGCCACGCTGTTCGGCGATGCACTGAAGAAATCGCTCGAAGCGGTTCAGGACATGGGCGATGCCAAGGTTGGCGACAAGACCTTGATCGATACCCTGTCACCGGCGTGCGATGCGTATGCTGCAGCGCTGGCTGCGGGCTCGGATTTTGATGCGGCGCTGGCCGCGATGATGCACGCAGCGGAAGCAGGGAAGGAATCGACTCGGGCGCTGCAGGCGCGCATTGGTCGCGCCAGTCGACTCGGCGCACGTTCAATTGGCGTGCTCGATGCGGGTGCAACTTCATGTTTCCTGCTGTTGCAGTCGTTAGGCACGTCTTTGCAGCGCCGCCTGCACTGA
- the tkt gene encoding transketolase translates to MGKSENMVMHSDSTLANAIRALSMDAVQQANSGHPGMPMGMADIAVALWHRHLKHNPRDPHWPDRDRFVLSNGHGSMLLYSLLHLTGYALPIEEIKRFRQLHSKTPGHPEYGYTPGVEVTTGPLGQGLANAVGMALAERILATEFNRDGFAVVDHHTYVFMGDGCLMEGISHEACSLAGTWGLSRLIGFYDDNGISIDGDVTGWFTDDTPGRFEAYGWNVIRDVDGHDVDKVDAAIRAAKLQSARPTLICCKTVIGQGSPAKAGTHHSHGAPLGIAEVAATRAAIGWNYPPFEIPQRVRDEWDACTVGAQHQERWNVLMAAYRTAHPALAAEFERRQRGELASECVSRIAQDIRAIQSQAENIATRQASQNAIQTFAPLMPELVGGSADLAGSNLTLWKGALGFTPATGGNYLHYGVREFGMAAIMNGIVLHGALRPFGGTFLMFSEYARNALRMAALMKLNTIYVFTHDSIGLGEDGPTHQPVEQIATLRMIPNMDVWRPCDSVETMVAWQAALEHRHTPTALILSRQNLPCQSRTEPQIAEIRKGAYVLRREAGTLQAVLIATGSEVELAIQAQTLLAQSKIFVRVVSMPSPFAFDRQDLIYQNMLLPLSVPTIAIEAGISDYWRKYVGRQGAVIGIDTFGESAPASDLYRHFGLTTARIVETTLKLLTQSQQS, encoded by the coding sequence ATGGGCAAATCCGAAAACATGGTTATGCACTCTGACTCCACCCTCGCCAATGCCATTCGGGCCTTGTCGATGGACGCGGTTCAGCAGGCAAATTCAGGCCATCCCGGTATGCCAATGGGCATGGCTGACATCGCAGTCGCATTGTGGCACCGTCACCTCAAACACAATCCGCGCGATCCGCACTGGCCTGACCGTGATCGTTTTGTTCTGTCCAACGGGCACGGCTCGATGTTGTTGTATAGCCTGTTGCACCTGACCGGTTATGCGTTGCCGATTGAAGAAATCAAGCGCTTTCGCCAACTCCACAGCAAGACCCCGGGCCATCCGGAATATGGCTATACACCAGGTGTCGAAGTCACCACTGGTCCGCTCGGGCAAGGCTTGGCGAATGCCGTCGGCATGGCACTGGCCGAACGCATTCTGGCGACCGAATTCAATCGCGACGGCTTTGCGGTCGTGGATCACCATACCTACGTGTTCATGGGCGACGGTTGTCTGATGGAGGGCATCAGCCATGAAGCTTGCTCGCTGGCGGGGACGTGGGGCCTGTCCCGGCTGATCGGCTTTTATGATGACAACGGTATTTCCATCGATGGCGATGTTACGGGCTGGTTCACCGACGACACGCCGGGACGCTTCGAAGCGTATGGCTGGAACGTGATCCGCGATGTTGACGGCCATGACGTGGACAAGGTGGATGCGGCGATTCGCGCTGCGAAATTACAGTCCGCCAGACCAACACTCATTTGCTGCAAAACTGTCATCGGACAGGGTTCTCCCGCCAAGGCTGGTACACATCACAGTCACGGCGCTCCGCTAGGTATTGCGGAAGTGGCTGCTACTCGCGCTGCAATTGGCTGGAATTATCCACCCTTTGAGATCCCGCAACGGGTACGCGACGAATGGGATGCTTGCACAGTAGGCGCGCAGCATCAGGAACGATGGAATGTCTTGATGGCGGCGTATCGGACCGCGCATCCGGCTTTGGCCGCTGAGTTTGAGCGCCGCCAGCGCGGCGAGCTGGCATCTGAATGTGTGTCCCGGATAGCACAGGATATTCGTGCGATCCAGTCGCAGGCGGAAAACATCGCCACCCGTCAGGCTAGCCAGAATGCGATCCAGACGTTTGCACCGCTGATGCCGGAGCTGGTGGGCGGGTCCGCCGATTTGGCTGGATCCAACCTGACACTGTGGAAAGGCGCGCTTGGGTTTACCCCTGCAACGGGCGGCAACTATCTGCACTACGGCGTACGTGAATTTGGCATGGCGGCGATTATGAACGGTATCGTCTTGCACGGCGCGCTGCGCCCATTCGGAGGCACCTTTCTGATGTTTTCGGAATATGCGCGCAACGCTTTGCGTATGGCCGCGCTCATGAAATTGAATACGATCTACGTGTTCACGCATGATTCGATCGGACTGGGGGAAGATGGGCCGACGCACCAACCGGTCGAGCAGATCGCCACTTTGCGCATGATTCCGAACATGGATGTATGGCGTCCTTGTGACTCTGTGGAAACAATGGTGGCCTGGCAGGCGGCGCTGGAACATCGCCACACTCCCACCGCGCTGATTTTGAGTCGTCAAAATTTGCCATGCCAGTCGCGCACAGAACCGCAGATCGCAGAAATACGCAAAGGTGCGTATGTGCTGCGGCGTGAGGCTGGGACTCTGCAGGCCGTGCTAATCGCCACCGGCTCGGAAGTGGAGCTGGCGATCCAGGCGCAGACGCTGCTGGCACAGAGCAAGATATTTGTTCGCGTCGTATCGATGCCGTCACCATTTGCCTTCGACCGTCAGGACCTGATTTACCAGAACATGTTGCTACCGCTAAGCGTACCAACCATCGCTATCGAAGCCGGGATTAGCGATTACTGGCGCAAATATGTGGGTCGGCAGGGTGCCGTGATCGGAATCGATACTTTCGGCGAATCTGCGCCCGCGTCTGATCTGTATCGACACTTCGGGCTGACCACCGCACGCATCGTTGAGACCACCTTAAAACTACTGACGCAGAGCCAGCAATCATGA
- the rpiB gene encoding ribose 5-phosphate isomerase B — translation MHIAIGCDEAAYDMKESIKHHLEAHGVTVTDFGTHDSKPVAYPDIAFEVAQRVADGTFPRAVLLCGTGIGMAICANKVPGIRAAQCHDTYSAERAIKSNNAQIITIGARVVGGELAKLIVDTWLAAEFDGGRSLPKVEKIAAYEMQMHDNHGASR, via the coding sequence ATGCACATAGCAATAGGATGCGACGAAGCCGCTTACGACATGAAGGAAAGTATCAAGCATCATCTGGAAGCGCATGGCGTCACGGTGACCGATTTTGGTACACATGACAGCAAGCCTGTGGCCTATCCGGACATCGCGTTCGAAGTGGCGCAACGGGTCGCCGACGGTACTTTCCCGCGTGCAGTGCTGCTGTGCGGTACCGGCATCGGGATGGCGATTTGCGCTAATAAAGTACCGGGCATTCGCGCCGCGCAATGTCACGACACTTATTCTGCCGAACGTGCTATCAAAAGTAACAATGCGCAGATCATCACAATTGGTGCCCGCGTGGTGGGTGGCGAATTGGCCAAGCTGATTGTCGACACCTGGTTGGCGGCGGAATTTGATGGCGGTCGCTCATTGCCGAAAGTGGAAAAAATTGCCGCGTATGAAATGCAAATGCATGACAATCATGGCGCTTCGCGCTGA
- a CDS encoding TRAP transporter substrate-binding protein: MSMDDKKCLTTSGATRRKLLTYGAVGIALPMSALVSKYAHAAEFNYKFATGQDPTHPVNKRAQEAIDRIREGSNGRMSIKLFPANQLGSDTDLLAQIRNGGVEFFNIAASILATLVPAAGIVNTGFAFSNYDEVWKAMDGDLGKYIYAQVEKVGVLNMSRSWNNGFRQITSSTKPIRTPEDLRGMKLRVPAAPILTSLFQSLGAGPTPINFNEVYSSLQTKLVEGQENPLPIIATARLYEVQKYCSMTSHVWDAYLVLGNRRAFQKLPADLQTLVMKEFDRAAVEERADIARLSDTLRQDLTSKGLQFIDVDKNAFRSALRKTSFYNDWKVKFGDQGWNLLQKYAGELA, encoded by the coding sequence ATGAGCATGGACGATAAGAAATGTTTAACTACGAGTGGCGCAACGCGGCGTAAACTGCTTACTTACGGTGCAGTCGGGATCGCACTGCCGATGTCGGCATTGGTTTCCAAATACGCACACGCCGCAGAATTCAACTATAAGTTTGCCACAGGCCAGGACCCGACTCATCCGGTGAATAAACGTGCCCAGGAAGCCATTGATCGCATCCGCGAAGGCAGCAATGGCCGTATGAGCATCAAACTGTTCCCTGCTAACCAGCTCGGCTCCGATACCGATCTGCTTGCGCAAATCCGTAACGGTGGAGTGGAATTTTTTAACATTGCCGCATCGATACTGGCAACCCTGGTACCAGCCGCCGGCATCGTCAATACAGGCTTTGCATTTTCCAACTATGACGAGGTCTGGAAGGCCATGGACGGTGACCTCGGCAAATACATTTACGCTCAGGTAGAAAAAGTTGGCGTGCTGAACATGTCCCGTTCCTGGAATAACGGCTTCCGCCAGATTACCTCCTCGACCAAGCCCATACGCACACCGGAAGATTTGCGCGGCATGAAATTGCGGGTACCAGCGGCACCGATTTTGACCTCGTTGTTTCAGTCCCTTGGTGCCGGTCCGACCCCCATCAATTTCAATGAAGTGTATTCGTCATTGCAAACAAAACTGGTTGAAGGTCAGGAAAATCCTTTGCCAATCATCGCCACCGCGCGCCTGTATGAAGTACAAAAATATTGCAGCATGACCAGTCACGTGTGGGATGCCTATCTGGTTCTTGGCAATCGCCGGGCGTTCCAGAAGCTGCCAGCAGACTTGCAGACGTTGGTCATGAAGGAATTTGATCGGGCGGCTGTCGAGGAGCGTGCCGACATTGCGCGGTTGAGCGATACATTGCGCCAGGATCTCACCAGCAAGGGCTTGCAATTTATCGATGTAGACAAAAATGCTTTCCGCAGCGCTCTCCGCAAGACCAGTTTTTACAATGACTGGAAAGTGAAGTTCGGTGATCAGGGCTGGAACCTCTTGCAGAAGTACGCTGGAGAACTTGCATGA